One genomic region from Thunnus maccoyii chromosome 16, fThuMac1.1, whole genome shotgun sequence encodes:
- the LOC121913982 gene encoding T-cell-specific guanine nucleotide triphosphate-binding protein 2-like: MDNPFGYEPIEEIKEALQNNEPAVAVAKIQEYLDQQNEIPLHIGITRESGSGKSTFVNAFRGIDNRDERAAPTGCVETTSEVTPYHHPNYPNVTLWDLPGIGTTNFPADKYLEHVGFEKFDFFIIISATRFRENDVKIAQEIQKMGKKFYFVRSKIDNDLHNEERSQRGFNAERTLAQIRENCIQGLQKQGVEAPQVFLVSSFDLHLYDFHLLEETLERELPAHKRNALLLILWMILKQ, encoded by the exons ATGGATAATCCATTTGGTTATGAACCAATAGAAGAAATAAAGGAAGCACTGCAGAACAATGAACCTGCCGTAGCAGTTGCAAAGATCCAAGAGTATTTGGATCAGCAGAATGAGATTCCACTACATATTGGCATCACAAGAGAGTCTGGTTCTGGTAAATCCACCTTTGTGAATGCCTTCAGAGGCATAGACAACAGGGATGAGAGAGCCGCCCCTACTGGTTGTGTAGAGACCACCTCAGAGGTTACACCTTACCACCATCCAAACTATCCCAATGTTACATTATGGGATCTCCCTGGTATTGGCACCACTAACTTTCCTGCTGACAAGTACCTGGAGCATGttggatttgagaagtttgacttcttcatcatcatctctgcAACTCGCTTCAGAGAAAATGATGTGAAGATCGCTCAGGAGATTCAGAAGATGGGGAAAAAGTTCTACTTTGTTCGCTCAAAGATTGACAACGATCTACACAATGAGGAAAGAAGTCAGAGGGGGTTCAATGCAGAAAGGACTCTGGCACAAATCAGGGAAAACTGCATTCAAG GTCTTCAAAAACAAGGTGTTGAGGCTCCACAGGTCTTCCTGGTGTCCAGCTTTGATCTCCACCTGTATGATTTCCATCTGTTAGAGGAGACCTTAGAGAGAGAACTTCCTGCACACAAGAGGAATGCTCTGCTGTTAATCCTGTGGATGATCTTAAAACAGTGA